In the Kaistella sp. 97-N-M2 genome, one interval contains:
- a CDS encoding glucokinase, producing MESTNKFKLFLPAITAQSNNNISLVSADIRREKTYLALYVTENKKVICKRENTYNTRDFASFPAIINQFIADNSLTNISKIAVAVPGPVIGGVSEPARLPWKVDTEEIRRETHISKVYLINDLEASAYGLENNEGNFLPLHESDHFTPGNIALLAPGAGLGEAGLFWDGSTLRPFATEGGHCEFSPRTSDEVEFYHFLQKIYGIVSWESVLSNEGLFNIYRFLRDVKHQKQPEWLTQEIDSGNFTEAIINGAIEEKDRICNMTIDTFIIFLAREANSLVLKLKATGGLYLTGEIPLMLQRFLNNDKFYKNFIISDKMEVLLKDIPIYLVKDANTIINGAAVYAAFSEE from the coding sequence ATGGAGTCTACCAATAAATTTAAACTTTTTTTACCTGCGATCACGGCACAAAGCAACAATAATATTTCGTTAGTTTCCGCCGACATCCGTCGCGAAAAAACGTATCTCGCGCTGTACGTTACGGAAAATAAAAAAGTAATTTGTAAGCGCGAAAATACGTATAATACACGCGATTTTGCATCTTTTCCGGCTATTATCAATCAGTTTATTGCCGACAACTCCCTCACCAATATTTCGAAGATTGCCGTGGCGGTTCCGGGTCCTGTGATCGGCGGCGTCAGCGAGCCTGCGCGTTTACCCTGGAAGGTTGATACGGAAGAAATTCGTCGCGAAACGCACATCAGTAAAGTTTATTTGATTAATGACCTTGAAGCCTCAGCCTACGGCCTGGAAAACAACGAAGGCAATTTTTTACCCCTTCACGAGTCCGATCACTTCACGCCCGGAAATATTGCTTTGTTAGCTCCCGGCGCGGGTTTGGGGGAAGCCGGTCTGTTTTGGGACGGTTCTACCTTACGGCCTTTCGCCACGGAAGGCGGACATTGCGAGTTCTCCCCGAGAACAAGTGATGAGGTTGAATTCTACCATTTTCTCCAAAAAATCTACGGCATCGTAAGTTGGGAATCCGTTCTTTCAAATGAAGGATTATTTAATATTTACCGTTTTTTACGTGATGTAAAGCATCAAAAACAGCCTGAATGGTTAACGCAGGAAATCGACTCCGGAAATTTTACGGAAGCAATCATCAACGGTGCCATCGAGGAAAAAGACCGGATTTGTAATATGACCATCGACACCTTTATTATTTTTCTTGCCCGCGAAGCGAACAGTTTGGTGTTAAAACTAAAAGCAACCGGCGGTCTGTATCTTACGGGTGAAATTCCGTTAATGCTGCAGCGCTTTTTGAACAACGACAAGTTCTACAAAAACTTCATCATCAGTGATAAAATGGAAGTTCTATTGAAAGATATTCCAATTTATCTGGTTAAAGACGCGAACACAATTATTAACGGTGCCGCTGTTTACGCCGCGTTTTCGGAAGAGTAG
- a CDS encoding alpha/beta fold hydrolase, with the protein MKLYVISGLGADFKVLERIKFPAHLDVVFIDWLIPTRNEDFSAYVERMAEKIDTSEPFSLLGYSFGGIIVQEIDKIKPAQKVIILGCIKSHKEKSRFIKLGELSRIPKYLPQRLFNINSILMYSIARKLVDPKNPKIMDYLMVRDSYYLKWGIEKVSSWKSEENPKVIQILGSRDIVFPVKHSKPDYVIEGGTHLFPATKHKQVSKILNEIFEKYFFLNQF; encoded by the coding sequence ATGAAATTGTACGTCATTAGCGGACTGGGCGCAGATTTTAAAGTTCTCGAACGGATTAAATTTCCCGCGCACCTCGACGTCGTTTTTATCGACTGGCTTATTCCGACGCGAAACGAAGACTTTTCGGCCTATGTGGAGCGCATGGCCGAAAAGATCGATACTTCCGAACCTTTTTCGCTTCTGGGATATTCCTTCGGCGGCATCATCGTACAGGAAATCGATAAAATAAAACCCGCGCAAAAAGTTATTATTTTAGGCTGCATCAAATCTCACAAAGAAAAATCGCGCTTTATCAAACTGGGCGAATTATCACGAATACCTAAATATCTTCCGCAAAGATTGTTCAATATCAATTCCATCCTCATGTATTCCATCGCGCGGAAACTGGTCGATCCTAAAAACCCAAAAATTATGGATTATCTGATGGTGCGCGATTCCTATTACCTGAAGTGGGGCATCGAAAAAGTCTCCAGCTGGAAATCCGAGGAAAATCCGAAAGTGATTCAGATTTTAGGCAGCCGCGACATTGTTTTTCCCGTCAAACATTCCAAACCCGATTACGTCATAGAAGGCGGCACGCATCTCTTTCCCGCGACAAAACACAAACAGGTTTCCAAAATTTTAAATGAAATATTCGAAAAGTATTTTTTTTTGAATCAATTCTGA
- a CDS encoding rhodanese-like domain-containing protein, with protein MTIEEVLKAGNYHLIDVREPMELEMDGNIEEAQNIPLGELEERKQEVVNLSGNKIFFCRSGNRSGKAVYYFKSEGMVDVYNGGGYQDMKTALETI; from the coding sequence ATGACAATAGAAGAAGTATTAAAAGCAGGAAATTACCATTTGATCGACGTTCGCGAACCAATGGAACTCGAAATGGATGGAAATATCGAAGAAGCGCAGAACATCCCTCTGGGTGAGCTTGAAGAAAGAAAACAGGAAGTTGTGAACTTAAGCGGCAACAAAATTTTCTTCTGCCGCAGCGGAAACCGCAGTGGAAAAGCTGTCTATTACTTCAAATCGGAAGGTATGGTTGATGTTTACAATGGCGGCGGCTACCAGGATATGAAAACCGCTTTGGAAACCATTTAA
- the queG gene encoding tRNA epoxyqueuosine(34) reductase QueG, producing MNPTSEKHARLIKSKAKKFGFQSCGISKAGFLEEEAHSLEKWLRSDYHGKMAYMENHFDKRLDPTLLVEGSKSVISLSYNYFPAENLSSLENFKISKYAYGEDYHIVIKDILAEMVAELKEEIGDFECRIFTDSAPILERSWARKSGIGWVGKNANLITKQNGSFYFLAEIICDLELQADLATTDHCGTCTKCIDACPTDAIVSEKVIDGSKCISYATIELKEEIPESFKNKMQDWMFGCDICQDICPWNRFSAPHQQEKFKPNQFLQNYQKEDWKEVTQEVFSEIFRKSPVKRTKFAGLQRNIGFLAE from the coding sequence ATGAATCCAACCTCCGAAAAACACGCGCGACTTATTAAATCCAAAGCCAAAAAGTTTGGATTTCAAAGCTGTGGCATTTCGAAAGCCGGCTTTCTGGAAGAAGAAGCGCATTCCCTGGAAAAATGGTTGCGAAGCGATTACCACGGAAAAATGGCCTACATGGAAAATCATTTTGATAAAAGACTGGATCCCACTTTACTTGTAGAAGGTTCCAAATCGGTCATCTCTTTGTCCTACAATTATTTCCCCGCGGAAAACCTTTCTTCGCTTGAAAACTTTAAAATATCCAAATACGCGTACGGCGAAGATTATCATATCGTTATCAAAGATATTTTAGCAGAAATGGTTGCGGAACTAAAAGAAGAAATCGGGGATTTTGAATGCCGTATTTTTACAGATTCTGCGCCCATTTTAGAACGGAGTTGGGCCAGAAAATCGGGCATCGGCTGGGTGGGAAAAAATGCGAACCTCATCACGAAACAGAACGGTTCGTTCTACTTTCTGGCCGAAATCATCTGCGATCTCGAACTTCAGGCAGATCTTGCGACGACAGATCATTGCGGTACGTGCACCAAGTGTATCGATGCATGCCCCACGGATGCCATTGTGTCCGAAAAAGTGATCGATGGCAGCAAATGTATTTCGTATGCGACGATCGAGCTGAAAGAGGAAATCCCGGAAAGTTTTAAAAATAAAATGCAGGACTGGATGTTCGGTTGCGACATCTGTCAGGACATTTGTCCCTGGAACCGCTTCTCCGCACCTCATCAGCAGGAAAAATTTAAGCCCAATCAGTTTCTGCAAAATTATCAAAAAGAAGACTGGAAAGAAGTAACGCAGGAAGTATTTTCGGAGATCTTTCGAAAGTCGCCGGTGAAGCGGACGAAATTTGCCGGTTTGCAGAGAAATATTGGTTTTCTGGCGGAATAA